A part of Arachis hypogaea cultivar Tifrunner chromosome 12, arahy.Tifrunner.gnm2.J5K5, whole genome shotgun sequence genomic DNA contains:
- the LOC112726310 gene encoding putative disease resistance RPP13-like protein 1 isoform X1, with protein MAGVLVGGAFLSGFINVVLDRLISADAVNLVAGKKLSSDLVERLRNALMDAGALVDDAELKQLDNHDVKEWLNCLRDALYTADDLLDRICTKAATQKVTLLGRIFNSEDRQMVNEIERVVRRIEDLEKRKGKLGLEKISTASFSWKTPSTSLVKGDVYGREDDQKALIKMLNDNNENHLSVISIVGMGGVGKTTLAQWMYNNAELMVGFDRKAWVCVSENFNIVETTKNIVKEISTNTQDLDSFNSIQDALKKELSEKKFFVVLDDVWSNDHHQWKDFLAPFQYGVKGSTILLTTRKEDVGSVVQTNYHPHYLNPLSEDYCWSVFAANASFPESNGSPTLEGIGKRIARKCDGLPLAAETLGCLCRRHDAEEWEKILRSEIWRFSTNDSKIIPALLISYFHLPAHLKPCFVYCALFPKDYPFGKDELILLWMAEDLLRLPNRGESFEEVGCKYFEELASRLFFKPSKYYFKRFVMHDLLHDLAIFLAGDFYYRIEELGEQEKNKVLTRHLSYFPHGRLDHPISKFFNSNAKFESLRTSLYINDFFSMESVASKFICLRVLSFHKLDVLPDSIGELIHLRYLNLSWTDINRLPESLCNLYNLQTLILNGCTMLTMLPSGMHNLVNLQHLDLRATSLEEMPRGISKLKHMPILDYFVVGKHKDNGMEELGGLSNLQGSFKIRKLENIVDVKEAENARMINKNLISKLYLEWSSGGDMVSNTQTEREILHSLEPHNGLKELRIRGYRGTIFPDWLGHCSYNIMTRVSLESCNNCCMLPSLGQLPSLKALRIQGFGQLKCVDMEFYKGIGDPSLHIAPPFPLLESLEFYNMPCWEEWHLPDSKAFPHLKSLLITDCPMLKGDMLSHVLMRIVSSSMNVSKVRKLKILQDDNRRCLEMLLSGDTLSFRGCESMVEAASKAMMSINHLSCVQEIEISECSSLISISFSLDAFPSLKVLEIKGCSNLESVSMSEPPSKSLQNLRIIKCRKLQLLQQQQKYDLVGLYIFDSCDSLTSLLLDAFPNLKNLEIFWCRNLESVSMSEAPYAALQRLSIAFCNKLVSLAGEGQAAPNLTHLSLIECSKLEALPRDMNSLLPSLHSLHMYCPNICRLPEGGLPPNLKLLEVGICEEQMRDLSWMANLHALTRLIINGSWCKSIKSYPEMGSLPHLPSLTTLVIWRFHNLETLECNKLLHLTSLRQLHISYCWKLENMEGERLPPSLLLLKVYHCHLLGEHCRNKHQQIWPKFSHIPTIKVNGEQMF; from the coding sequence ATGGCTGGAGTTCTTGTTGGTGGAGCTTTTCTGTCTGGCTTCATTAATGTTGTCTTGGACAGGCTCATTTCTGCTGATGCTGTCAACTTGGTTGCGGGCAAGAAGCTTAGCTCTGACTTGGTTGAGAGGCTGAGGAATGCTCTCATGGATGCTGGAGCTCTTGTTGATGATGCAGAGCTCAAGCAACTGGATAACCATGATGTGAAGGAGTGGCTCAACTGTCTCCGAGATGCTCTTTACACTGCTGATGACTTGCTGGACCGCATCTGCACCAAAGCTGCAACTCAAAAGGTCACTCTCTTGGGTAGAATCTTCAATTCTGAAGATAGGCAGATGGTGAATGAGATAGAAAGGGTGGTTAGAAGGATAGAAGATCTTGAGAAACGCAAAGGAAAGCTTGGGCTTGAAAAGATTTCCACTGCTAGCTTCTCCTGGAAAACTCCATCCACTTCTCTTGTAAAAGGGGATGTGTATGGCAGGGAGGATGACCAGAAGGCCTTAATCAAGATGCTGAATGACAACAATGAGAATCACCTGTCTGTGATCTCTATTGTTGGCATGGGTGGTGTTGGTAAAACTACTTTGGCTCAATGGATGTACAATAATGCAGAGTTGATGGTGGGATTTGATCGGAAAGCATGGGTTTGCGTTTCGGAAAACTTCAATATTGTTGAGACTACAAAGAATATTGTAAAAGAGATCTCTACAAATACTCAGGATCTTGATagcttcaattcaattcaagatgCTTTGAAGAAAGAATTGTCTGAAAagaagttctttgttgttttggATGATGTTTGGAGTAATGATCATCATCAATGGAAGGATTTTCTAGCCCCTTTTCAATATGGGGTTAAGGGAAGTACTATTCTTCTAACTACTCGCAAGGAAGATGTtggttcagttgtccaaacaAATTACCACCCTCACTATCTCAATCCATTATCAGAAGACTATTGCTGGTCGGTGTTTGCTGCCAATGCTTCTTTTCCAGAATCAAATGGGAGCCCAACACTAGAAGGAATAGGCAAAAGGATTGCGAGGAAGTGTGACGGTTTGCCATTAGCAGCAGAAACACTTGGTTGCTTGTGCAGAAGGCATGATGCTGAGGAATGGGAAAAAATCTTAAGGAGTGAAATTTGGAGATTTTCTACAAATGATAGTAAGATTATTCCAGCATTGTTAATTAGTTACTTTCACCTTCCTGCACATTTGAAGCCTTGTTTTGTTTATTGTGCACTGTTTCCGAAAGATTATCCTTTCGGTAAAGATGAATTAATTTTGCTGTGGATGGCCGAAGATCTTTTAAGGCTACCAAATAGAGGAGAGAGTTTTGAAGAAGTTGGTTGCAAATATTTTGAAGAATTAGCTTCCAGATTGTTTTTTAAACCAAGTAAGTATTATTTTAAGAGATTTGTGATGCATGATCTCTTGCATGACTTGGCAATATTCCTTGCTGGAGATTTCTATTATAGAATAGAAGAGCTTGGTGAACAAGAAAAGAATAAGGTTCTCACTCGCCATTTGTCATATTTCCCACATGGAAGGTTAGATCATCCAATCTCAAAATTCTTTAACTCCAATGCGAAGTTTGAATCTTTGAGGACATCGTTGTATATCAATGATTTCTTTAGCATGGAAAGTGTAGCATCTAAGTTTATATGCTTGCGAGTTTTATCCTTTCATAAACTTGATGTATTACCTGATTCAATAGGTGAATTGATTCATCTACGCTATTTGAATCTCTCTTGGACTGACATTAACAGGTTGCCAGAATCATTGTGCAACTTGTATAATCTGCAAACATTAATATTGAATGGATGTACTATGCTGACCATGTTGCCCAGTGGCATGCATAATCTTGTGAATTTACAGCATCTTGATCTTAGGGCAACTTCTTTGGAAGAAATGCCTAGAGGAATAAGTAAATTGAAACACATGCCTATTTTAGATTACTTTGTGGTGGGCAAGCACAAAGACAATGGAATGGAGGAATTAGGAGGGCTCTCAAATCTTCAAGGTTCATTTAAGATTAGGAAGTTGGAGAATATTGTGGACGTGAAAGAAGCAGAGAATGCAAGAATGATAAACAAGAATCTCATCAGCAAATTATACTTGGAGTGGTCTTCAGGTGGTGATATGGTTTCGAATACACAAACTGAGAGAGAGATACTCCACAGCTTGGaaccgcacaatggcttgaaagagTTGAGAATAAGGGGATACAGGGGTACAATATTTCCAGATTGGTTGGGGCACTGTTCTTACAACATTATGACACGTGTATCTCTAGAGTCTTGCAACAATTGCTGCATGCTGCCTTCACTTGGACAGTTGCCATCTCTTAAGGCCCTGCGCATTCAAGGTTTTGGTCAGCTGAAGTGTGTTGACATGGAGTTTTACAAGGGTATTGGTGACCCTTCTTTGCATATTGCTCCTCCTTTTCCCTTGTTGGAGAGTTTGGAATTTTATAACATGCCATGTTGGGAGGAGTGGCACTTACCTGACTCAaaagcttttcctcaccttaagaGTCTTCTAATAACAGATTGTCCAATGTTAAAGGGAGATATGCTCAGTCATGTATTAATGAGAATTGTTTCTTCCTCAATGAATGTTTCAAAAGTTCGCAAACTGAAAATACTACAAGATGACAACCGAAGGTGTCTAGAGATGCTACTTTCTGGGGATACTTTATCATTCAGAGGTTGTGAATCTATGGTGGAGGCTGCAAGTAAGGCAATGATGAGCATCAACCATCTAAGTTGCGTCCAAGAAATTGAAATCTCAGAGTGTTCATCACTGATCTCGATCTCGTTCTCGTTGGATGCCTTTCCCAGTCTCAAAGTTCTCGAGATAAAAGGATGTTCAAATCTGGAATCAGTTTCAATGTCAGAGCCACCATCTAAATCTCTGCAAAATCTGAGAATCATAAAATGCAGAAAACTGCAACTTCTTCAACAACAGCAGAAGTATGATTTGGTAGGCCTGTATATATTTGACAGCTGTGATTCACTGACCTCGTTGTTGTTGGATGCCTTTCCCAATCTCAAGAATCTCGAGATATTTTGGTGTAGGAATCTGGAATCAGTGTCAATGTCAGAGGCACCATACGCTGCTCTTCAACGTCTCTCCATTGCTTTCTGCAACAAATTAGTGTCATTAGCAGGAGAAGGACAGGCTGCACCCAACTTGACTCATCTAAGCCTCATAGAATGCTCCAAGTTGGAGGCATTACCACGTGACATGAATAGTCTACTCCCAAGTTTACACTCTCTCCACATGTATTGCCCAAACATTTGCAGGTTGCCAGAGGGTGGTTTGCCACCTAACTTGAAACTACTTGAAGTGGGAATTTGCGAGGAACAAATGAGGGATCTTTCATGGATGGCCAACTTGCACGCCCTCACTCGTCTTATTATTAATGGTTCTTGGTGTAAGAGCATAAAGTCATACCCAGAGATGGGTTCGCTGCCTCACCTTCCCTCCCTTACCACTCTTGTGATATGGCGCTTCCATAATCTGGAGACATTGGAGTGCAACAAGCTTCTTCACCTCACCTCTCTTCGACAATTGCACATTTCGTACTGTTGGAAGCTGGAGAATATGGAAGGAGAAAGGCTGCCTCCCTCTCTCTTGCTACTTAAAGTTTATCACTGTCATTTGCTGGGAGAACACTGCAGGAACAAGCATCAACAAATTTGGCCTAAATTTTCCCACATCCCCACCATTAAAGTCAATGGAGAACAAATGTTCTGA
- the LOC112726310 gene encoding putative disease resistance RPP13-like protein 1 isoform X2 — protein sequence MAGVLVGGAFLSGFINVVLDRLISADAVNLVAGKKLSSDLVERLRNALMDAGALVDDAELKQLDNHDVKEWLNCLRDALYTADDLLDRICTKAATQKVTLLGRIFNSEDRQMVNEIERVVRRIEDLEKRKGKLGLEKISTASFSWKTPSTSLVKGDVYGREDDQKALIKMLNDNNENHLSVISIVGMGGVGKTTLAQWMYNNAELMVGFDRKAWVCVSENFNIVETTKNIVKEISTNTQDLDSFNSIQDALKKELSEKKFFVVLDDVWSNDHHQWKDFLAPFQYGVKGSTILLTTRKEDVGSVVQTNYHPHYLNPLSEDYCWSVFAANASFPESNGSPTLEGIGKRIARKCDGLPLAAETLGCLCRRHDAEEWEKILRSEIWRFSTNDNYPFGKDELILLWMAEDLLRLPNRGESFEEVGCKYFEELASRLFFKPSKYYFKRFVMHDLLHDLAIFLAGDFYYRIEELGEQEKNKVLTRHLSYFPHGRLDHPISKFFNSNAKFESLRTSLYINDFFSMESVASKFICLRVLSFHKLDVLPDSIGELIHLRYLNLSWTDINRLPESLCNLYNLQTLILNGCTMLTMLPSGMHNLVNLQHLDLRATSLEEMPRGISKLKHMPILDYFVVGKHKDNGMEELGGLSNLQGSFKIRKLENIVDVKEAENARMINKNLISKLYLEWSSGGDMVSNTQTEREILHSLEPHNGLKELRIRGYRGTIFPDWLGHCSYNIMTRVSLESCNNCCMLPSLGQLPSLKALRIQGFGQLKCVDMEFYKGIGDPSLHIAPPFPLLESLEFYNMPCWEEWHLPDSKAFPHLKSLLITDCPMLKGDMLSHVLMRIVSSSMNVSKVRKLKILQDDNRRCLEMLLSGDTLSFRGCESMVEAASKAMMSINHLSCVQEIEISECSSLISISFSLDAFPSLKVLEIKGCSNLESVSMSEPPSKSLQNLRIIKCRKLQLLQQQQKYDLVGLYIFDSCDSLTSLLLDAFPNLKNLEIFWCRNLESVSMSEAPYAALQRLSIAFCNKLVSLAGEGQAAPNLTHLSLIECSKLEALPRDMNSLLPSLHSLHMYCPNICRLPEGGLPPNLKLLEVGICEEQMRDLSWMANLHALTRLIINGSWCKSIKSYPEMGSLPHLPSLTTLVIWRFHNLETLECNKLLHLTSLRQLHISYCWKLENMEGERLPPSLLLLKVYHCHLLGEHCRNKHQQIWPKFSHIPTIKVNGEQMF from the exons ATGGCTGGAGTTCTTGTTGGTGGAGCTTTTCTGTCTGGCTTCATTAATGTTGTCTTGGACAGGCTCATTTCTGCTGATGCTGTCAACTTGGTTGCGGGCAAGAAGCTTAGCTCTGACTTGGTTGAGAGGCTGAGGAATGCTCTCATGGATGCTGGAGCTCTTGTTGATGATGCAGAGCTCAAGCAACTGGATAACCATGATGTGAAGGAGTGGCTCAACTGTCTCCGAGATGCTCTTTACACTGCTGATGACTTGCTGGACCGCATCTGCACCAAAGCTGCAACTCAAAAGGTCACTCTCTTGGGTAGAATCTTCAATTCTGAAGATAGGCAGATGGTGAATGAGATAGAAAGGGTGGTTAGAAGGATAGAAGATCTTGAGAAACGCAAAGGAAAGCTTGGGCTTGAAAAGATTTCCACTGCTAGCTTCTCCTGGAAAACTCCATCCACTTCTCTTGTAAAAGGGGATGTGTATGGCAGGGAGGATGACCAGAAGGCCTTAATCAAGATGCTGAATGACAACAATGAGAATCACCTGTCTGTGATCTCTATTGTTGGCATGGGTGGTGTTGGTAAAACTACTTTGGCTCAATGGATGTACAATAATGCAGAGTTGATGGTGGGATTTGATCGGAAAGCATGGGTTTGCGTTTCGGAAAACTTCAATATTGTTGAGACTACAAAGAATATTGTAAAAGAGATCTCTACAAATACTCAGGATCTTGATagcttcaattcaattcaagatgCTTTGAAGAAAGAATTGTCTGAAAagaagttctttgttgttttggATGATGTTTGGAGTAATGATCATCATCAATGGAAGGATTTTCTAGCCCCTTTTCAATATGGGGTTAAGGGAAGTACTATTCTTCTAACTACTCGCAAGGAAGATGTtggttcagttgtccaaacaAATTACCACCCTCACTATCTCAATCCATTATCAGAAGACTATTGCTGGTCGGTGTTTGCTGCCAATGCTTCTTTTCCAGAATCAAATGGGAGCCCAACACTAGAAGGAATAGGCAAAAGGATTGCGAGGAAGTGTGACGGTTTGCCATTAGCAGCAGAAACACTTGGTTGCTTGTGCAGAAGGCATGATGCTGAGGAATGGGAAAAAATCTTAAGGAGTGAAATTTGGAGATTTTCTACAAATGATA ATTATCCTTTCGGTAAAGATGAATTAATTTTGCTGTGGATGGCCGAAGATCTTTTAAGGCTACCAAATAGAGGAGAGAGTTTTGAAGAAGTTGGTTGCAAATATTTTGAAGAATTAGCTTCCAGATTGTTTTTTAAACCAAGTAAGTATTATTTTAAGAGATTTGTGATGCATGATCTCTTGCATGACTTGGCAATATTCCTTGCTGGAGATTTCTATTATAGAATAGAAGAGCTTGGTGAACAAGAAAAGAATAAGGTTCTCACTCGCCATTTGTCATATTTCCCACATGGAAGGTTAGATCATCCAATCTCAAAATTCTTTAACTCCAATGCGAAGTTTGAATCTTTGAGGACATCGTTGTATATCAATGATTTCTTTAGCATGGAAAGTGTAGCATCTAAGTTTATATGCTTGCGAGTTTTATCCTTTCATAAACTTGATGTATTACCTGATTCAATAGGTGAATTGATTCATCTACGCTATTTGAATCTCTCTTGGACTGACATTAACAGGTTGCCAGAATCATTGTGCAACTTGTATAATCTGCAAACATTAATATTGAATGGATGTACTATGCTGACCATGTTGCCCAGTGGCATGCATAATCTTGTGAATTTACAGCATCTTGATCTTAGGGCAACTTCTTTGGAAGAAATGCCTAGAGGAATAAGTAAATTGAAACACATGCCTATTTTAGATTACTTTGTGGTGGGCAAGCACAAAGACAATGGAATGGAGGAATTAGGAGGGCTCTCAAATCTTCAAGGTTCATTTAAGATTAGGAAGTTGGAGAATATTGTGGACGTGAAAGAAGCAGAGAATGCAAGAATGATAAACAAGAATCTCATCAGCAAATTATACTTGGAGTGGTCTTCAGGTGGTGATATGGTTTCGAATACACAAACTGAGAGAGAGATACTCCACAGCTTGGaaccgcacaatggcttgaaagagTTGAGAATAAGGGGATACAGGGGTACAATATTTCCAGATTGGTTGGGGCACTGTTCTTACAACATTATGACACGTGTATCTCTAGAGTCTTGCAACAATTGCTGCATGCTGCCTTCACTTGGACAGTTGCCATCTCTTAAGGCCCTGCGCATTCAAGGTTTTGGTCAGCTGAAGTGTGTTGACATGGAGTTTTACAAGGGTATTGGTGACCCTTCTTTGCATATTGCTCCTCCTTTTCCCTTGTTGGAGAGTTTGGAATTTTATAACATGCCATGTTGGGAGGAGTGGCACTTACCTGACTCAaaagcttttcctcaccttaagaGTCTTCTAATAACAGATTGTCCAATGTTAAAGGGAGATATGCTCAGTCATGTATTAATGAGAATTGTTTCTTCCTCAATGAATGTTTCAAAAGTTCGCAAACTGAAAATACTACAAGATGACAACCGAAGGTGTCTAGAGATGCTACTTTCTGGGGATACTTTATCATTCAGAGGTTGTGAATCTATGGTGGAGGCTGCAAGTAAGGCAATGATGAGCATCAACCATCTAAGTTGCGTCCAAGAAATTGAAATCTCAGAGTGTTCATCACTGATCTCGATCTCGTTCTCGTTGGATGCCTTTCCCAGTCTCAAAGTTCTCGAGATAAAAGGATGTTCAAATCTGGAATCAGTTTCAATGTCAGAGCCACCATCTAAATCTCTGCAAAATCTGAGAATCATAAAATGCAGAAAACTGCAACTTCTTCAACAACAGCAGAAGTATGATTTGGTAGGCCTGTATATATTTGACAGCTGTGATTCACTGACCTCGTTGTTGTTGGATGCCTTTCCCAATCTCAAGAATCTCGAGATATTTTGGTGTAGGAATCTGGAATCAGTGTCAATGTCAGAGGCACCATACGCTGCTCTTCAACGTCTCTCCATTGCTTTCTGCAACAAATTAGTGTCATTAGCAGGAGAAGGACAGGCTGCACCCAACTTGACTCATCTAAGCCTCATAGAATGCTCCAAGTTGGAGGCATTACCACGTGACATGAATAGTCTACTCCCAAGTTTACACTCTCTCCACATGTATTGCCCAAACATTTGCAGGTTGCCAGAGGGTGGTTTGCCACCTAACTTGAAACTACTTGAAGTGGGAATTTGCGAGGAACAAATGAGGGATCTTTCATGGATGGCCAACTTGCACGCCCTCACTCGTCTTATTATTAATGGTTCTTGGTGTAAGAGCATAAAGTCATACCCAGAGATGGGTTCGCTGCCTCACCTTCCCTCCCTTACCACTCTTGTGATATGGCGCTTCCATAATCTGGAGACATTGGAGTGCAACAAGCTTCTTCACCTCACCTCTCTTCGACAATTGCACATTTCGTACTGTTGGAAGCTGGAGAATATGGAAGGAGAAAGGCTGCCTCCCTCTCTCTTGCTACTTAAAGTTTATCACTGTCATTTGCTGGGAGAACACTGCAGGAACAAGCATCAACAAATTTGGCCTAAATTTTCCCACATCCCCACCATTAAAGTCAATGGAGAACAAATGTTCTGA
- the LOC112726314 gene encoding putative disease resistance RPP13-like protein 1 has protein sequence MAGAVVGGALLSGFINIVSNKSLREDVVNRVLGKKLGPGLVERLKISLHAAEAVLDDAEYKQLGDERVRDWLNYLRDAVYDADDFLDAVLTKAATKKEVRSFSLSFFRNRHRKMVDNMEEVVARIEFLVRQKDILGLQKSTKDNNLSSSSSSSSWRETTCLMEGNIYGREDEQQALIKTINDKSESQLSVIPIVGMGGVGKTTLAKWAYSVAEGFDLKAWVCISETFDVADITKKTIEEITKNSCTLGSLNLLQNKLQEILSGKKFFFVLDDVWSEDADKWKQFITPFHCGAKGSTILLTTRNQEVASVVQTCPSCTLNELSEESCWLLFAANACFPELNGNPTLEDVGRKIVKRCKGLPLAVETLGRFLRGKDDVKEWNVVLMNDIWELKNSKIIPALLISYFQLPPYLKRCLLYCSLFPKDHYFKKNELVLLWMAEDLLRLPKRGESLEVVGSQCFEELASRLFFKQEWGWHKMHDLLHDLAIFLAGDFYCRIQELGEQEKEKVLTRHLSHLPYRSLDHPISKVFKSDMKSESLRTSLYIDDLLSMKSGASKLKYLRVLSFRGLGSLPDSIGKLIHLRYLNLSRTYVKTLPESLCNLYNLQTLILYKCYMLTMLPNDMHKLVNLRHLDLRGTCLKEMPRGISKLKMPILEYFVVGKHKDNGIQELGGLSNLEGSFEIKKLENVADIRQARSARMLEKNNIDKLLLEWSSGNMMVSNIETLRDILDNLQPHNGLKELKIKGYKGERFPNWVGHYSYNNMTSVILASCKNCCMLASLGQLPSLKSLRIYGFLQLKRIGDEFYKNESYHHSSPIAPFPSLEELVFHYMPCWEEWHVPDPEAFPRLRRLEIEDCPMLKGDMLNGILWRRDCCLREDDEGRSDEMVGGGDALSIRPSQSFNARNNCLPKSLQKLKISRCPKFEFSEQQQHKYDLVELQIHDSCDSLTSLSLDVFPNLKNLKIYNCRNLESVTMSEAPHAALEEVTINDCSKLVSFAGEGLAAPNLTHLQVTCCGNLKAFAGEGLAAPNLTHLNVSSCSKLEALPRDMKGLLPTLQSLEIYGCPNMCWFAEGGLPPNLKELEVGICEQQMRDLSWMSNLHALTHLTINGCKNIKSYPEVGSLPHLPSLTTLEIFGFNNLETLECNELLRLTSLQQLHIHWCPKLENMEGEKLPPSLLLLKMEYCGLLGEHCKNKHQLIWPKISNIPTIQVDLEQIF, from the coding sequence ATGGCTGGTGCAGTTGTTGGTGGAGCTTTGCTCTCTGGATTCATTAACATTGTCAGTAACAAGTCCCTTAGAGAGGATGTGGTCAACCGGGTCTTGGGGAAGAAACTTGGCCCTGGCTTGGTTGAGAGGCTGAAAATTTCTCTGCATGCTGCTGAAGCTGTGCTTGATGATGCTGAGTACAAGCAACTGGGCGACGAACGTGTGAGGGATTGGCTCAACTATCTGAGAGATGCTGTTTATGATGCTGATGACTTTCTAGACGCTGTCCTCACCAAAGCCGCCACTAAAAAGGAGGTACGTTCTTTCTCGCTTAGTTTCTTCCGTAACAGACATAGGAAGATGGTAGATAACATGGAAGAGGTGGTTGCAAGAATAGAATTTCTTGTAAGGCAAAAGGATATCCTTGGTCTTCAAAAGAGTACCAAGGATAATAacttgtcatcatcatcatcatcatcatcatggcgAGAAACCACATGTCTGATGGAAGGGAACATATATGGCAGGGAGGATGAGCAACAAGCTTTAAtcaaaacaataaatgacaagagtGAATCTCAGTTATCTGTGATTCCTATTGTTGGCATGGGTGGGGTTGGTAAAACAACCTTAGCCAAATGGGCGTACAGTGTCGCGGAAGGATTTGATCTCAAAGCATGGGTGTGCATCTCTGAAACATTTGATGTTGCTGATATTACAAAGAAAACCATTGAGGAGATTACTAAAAATTCTTGTACCCTTGGGAGTTTAAATTTGCTTCAAAATAAACTGCAGGAAATCTTGTCGGGAAAGAAGTTCTTTTTTGTTCTAGACGATGTCTGGAGCGAAGATGCCGATAAATGGAAGCAATTTATAACTCCTTTTCATTGTGGAGCTAAGGGTAGTACAATTCTTCTAACAACTCGCAATCAAGAGGTTGCTTCAGTAGTTCAAACATGTCCCTCTTGCACTCTTAATGAGTTGTCCGAAGAGTCTTGTTGGTTATTGTTTGCAGCCAATGCATGTTTTCCGGAGTTAAACGGGAACCCAACACTAGAGGATGTGGGTAGAAAGATTGTCAAGAGGTGTAAGGGGTTGCCACTAGCTGTAGAAACACTTGGGCGTTTCCTGCGAGGAAAGGATGATGTTAAAGAATGGAATGTTGTTTTAATGAATGACATCTGGGAAttgaaaaatagtaaaattattCCAGCATTGTTAATAAGCTACTTCCAGCTACCTCCTTACTTGAAGCGTTGTCtcctttattgttcattgttTCCCAAAGATCATTACTTTAAGAAAAATGAACTAGTTTTGTTGTGGATGGCTGAAGATCTTTTAAGGCTAccaaagagaggagagagtttAGAAGTGGTTGGTTCTCAGTGTTTTGAAGAATTAGCTTCAAGGTTATTTTTTAAACAAGAATGGGGTTGGCATAAGATGCATGATCTCTTGCATGACTTGGCAATATTCcttgctggagacttctattgtAGAATACAAGAGCTTggtgaacaagaaaaggagaaggTTCTCACTCGTCATTTGTCACATTTGCCATATCGAAGCTTAGATCATCCAATCTCAAAAGTCTTTAAGTCTGATATGAAATCAGAATCTTTGAGGACATCGTTGTATATCGATGATTTGTTAAGCATGAAAAGCGGAGCATCAAAGTTGAAATACTTGAGAGTTTTATCCTTTCGTGGACTTGGTTCATTACCTGATTCAATAGGTAAATTGATTCATCTACGCTATTTGAATCTCTCTAGGACCTATGTGAAGACATTACCAGAGTCATTATGCAACTTGTATAATCTACAAACATTAATATTGTATAAATGTTATATGCTGACCATGTTGCCCAATGACATGCATAAACTTGTGAATTTACGGCATCTTGATCTTAGGGGAACTTGTTTGAAAGAAATGCCTAGAGGAATAAGTAAATTGAAAATGCCTATTTTAGAATACTTTGTGGTGGGCAAGCACAAAGACAATGGAATCCAGGAATTAGGAGGGCTCTCAAATCTTGAAGGATCATTTGAGATTAAGAAGTTGGAGAATGTTGCTGATATCAGACAAGCCAGGAGTGCAAGGATGTTGGAGAAGAACAACATTGACAAGTTATTGTTGGAATGGTCTTCAGGTAATATGATGGTTTCAAACATAGAGACTTTGAGAGATATACTCGATAACTTGCaaccgcacaatggcttgaaagagTTGAAAATCAAGGGATACAAGGGCGAAAGATTTCCGAATTGGGTGGGGCACTATTCCTACAACAATATGACAAGTGTAATACTAGCATCTTGCAAGAATTGCTGCATGCTGGCTTCACTTGGACAACTGCCATCTCTAAAGTCCCTCCGCATTTACGGTTTTCTTCAGCTCAAGCGTATTGGTGATGAGTTTTACAAGAATGAAAGCTATCATCATTCCTCACCTATTGCACCGTTTCCTTCACTCGAGGAATTGGTGTTTCATTACATGCCATGCTGGGAAGAGTGGCACGTACCTGACCCAGAAGCTTTTCCTCGGCTTAGGAGACTTGAAATAGAAGATTGTCCAATGTTAAAGGGAGATATGCTTAATGGCATATTGTGGAGAAGGGATTGTTGTTTGCGGGAAGATGATGAAGGAAGGTCTGATGAGATGGTAGGTGGTGGGGATGCTTTATCAATAAGGCCATCTCAATCATTTAATGCAAGGAACAATTGTTTACCCAAATCTCTGCAAAAGCTGAAAATCTCGAGGTGCCCAAAATTTGAATTCTCCGAGCAACAGCAGCACAAGTATGATTTGGTAGAGCTACAAATACATGACAGCTGTGATTCACTGACCTCCTTGTCGTTGGATGTCTTTCCCAATCTCAAGAATCTCAAGATATATAATTGTAGGAATCTGGAATCAGTGACAATGTCAGAGGCACCACACGCTGCTCTTGAAGAAGTCACCATCAATGACTGCTCCAAATTAGTGTCATTTGCAGGAGAAGGACTGGCTGCACCCAACTTGACTCATCTTCAAGTCACATGTTGTGGCAATTTGAAGGCATTTGCAGGAGAAGGACTGGCTGCACCCAACTTGACTCATCTCAATGTTAGCAGCTGCTCAAAGTTGGAGGCATTACCACGTGACATGAAGGGTCTACTCCCAACTTTACAGTCTCTCGAGATATATGGTTGCCCAAACATGTGCTGGTTCGCAGAGGGTGGTTTGCCGCCTAACTTGAAAGAACTTGAAGTGGGAATTTGCGAGCAACAAATGAGGGATCTATCATGGATGTCCAACTTGCACGCCCTCACGCATCTTACTATTAATGGGTGTAAGAACATAAAGTCATACCCAGAGGTGGGTTCACTGCCTCACCTTCCCTCCCTTACCACTCTTGAGATATTTGGGTTCAATAATCTGGAGACATTGGAGTGCAACGAGCTTCTCCGCCTCACCTCCCTTCAACAACTACACATTCATTGGTGTCCAAAGCTGGAGAATATGGAAGGAGAAAAGCTGCCTCCCTCTCTCTTGCTACTCAAAATGGAATACTGTGGTTTGCTGGGAGAACACTGCAAGAACAAGCATCAACTAATCTGGCCCAAAATTTCCAACATTCCCACCATCCAAGTCGATTTAGAACAAATTTTCTGA